In a genomic window of Leishmania mexicana MHOM/GT/2001/U1103 complete genome, chromosome 30:
- a CDS encoding tryparedoxin-like protein, with the protein MSHLFENAAVELLRKEGTVAAAEALAGKTYVLVYFSAHWCPPCRSFTPKLKAFYEKHHVTHSFQVLFISSDSSPDEMKTYFNEAHGDWLALQYKDAQTIGREWAQQHGLVSIPSLLVLENNAERRLVTSYGRDMVLRDPEAQSFPWHNAAAIINAARRSFMQKTAAIVVLAILLLTLLIQ; encoded by the coding sequence ATGTCGCATCTTTTCGAGAATGCGGCagtcgagctgctgcgcaaagAAGGCactgttgccgctgctgaagccCTCGCTGGCAAAACGTACGTGCTTGTCTACTTCTCCGCCCACTGGTGCCCGCCATGCCGCAGCTTCACGCCAAAGCTAAAGGCGTTCTACGAGAAGCATCACGTAACCCACAGCTTTCAGGTTCTCTTCATCTCCAGCGACAGCTCGCCAGATGAGATGAAGACGTACTTCAACGAAGCGCACGGAGACTGGCTCGCTTTACAATACAAGGATGCGCAGACGATCGGCCGAGAGTGGGCCCAGCAGCACGGACTCGTTTCGATTCCGTCGCTGCTAGTTCTGGAAAACAACGCCGAGCGACGTTTGGTGACGAGTTATGGTCGCGACATGGTACTGCGTGACCCGGAAGCACAGAGCTTTCCGTGGCAtaacgccgccgccatcatcaACGCAGCCCGACGCTCCTTCATGCAAAAAACGGCAGCCATTGTGGTACTGGCGATCCTCCTGCTGACTTTGCTCATCCAGTGA